A portion of the Solea senegalensis isolate Sse05_10M linkage group LG17, IFAPA_SoseM_1, whole genome shotgun sequence genome contains these proteins:
- the LOC122784490 gene encoding scavenger receptor cysteine-rich type 1 protein M130-like — MIFISTEKRQFVLYLSIGLLSLPLFTECDKIRVVGPSRCSGRVEVFHKDSWGTVCDDHWSVANAEVVCRELGCGTVIESKKAATFGQGEGSIWLDDVQCSGHETSLAKCPHRSFGEHNCGHSEDAGVICSEDVRVVNGSNRCNGRVEVYENGNWKQVCNSDWGKDEASVVCREINCGSPDIKAVPPYFGDSRNLLAVKTKCFGNESTISQCKFQELKEPCGDATILCINDKPTRLVNGTHKCSGRVEVYHYGTWGSVCDDKWGLQEAAVVCREMNCGNAISVKYKAFYGSGHEQVWMDDTECTGLEKSLADCPHRGFGDHDCDHTEDAGVECSETTRLTNGTDRCSGRVEVFHNDHWGAICSHTWGLSDAAIVCKELGCGMPKKSQDNLYFGKSGLRKFTSRCSGIVDSISQCNLQEYLGPCDSVSLSCTDTPPLRLANGTDQCSGRVEILHNGQWGTVCDDEWDIKDAQVVCRAMDCGSAQTAKSSAFFGPGTGEILMDDVKCLGNETSLLHCQHPNLGKNNCGHGEDAGVVCSATIRLINGTDLCSGTVEVRYNGQWLPALNLNWGMNEASAVCKEMNCGDPIEARGSTGQGGDLRGSKIKCGNRDTSLAQCSVTEYVRTGHDRVEEAFVKCSGNAKLVGGTNSCVGRVEYFDKGQWGSVCGESWDMNNAAVLCQQLNCGKVFKITTSTEQGHSTVQTWNSQIECQGSESTLNQCRQTLFTDRQCNATSIAGVVCAGSLGARLVSDQDECSGRVEVRHGEVWQTVCDTDWTLSKANVVCELLECGFAVNAFGDAHFGQGIGPVVEGNNLCFDNVTSLKQCSLSGFRGSTCGHGHDAGVVCAAKLRLVGSSSQCSGRVELYYRGQWGTVCDDEWQMSNADVVCRQLGCGHAVAAPQSAHFGRGSGPIWLDNVECTGVETALTHCTHAGFGENNCGHGEDAGVICLGALQKPQITFSPSAEVSWGDRVEITCSVVTEISGGTFILKKTPGSFKMEKFSENEAATFAFPSVDFNHKGSYYCEYQKKLPEQEIYYPQGNTADLSVIVKMETPSISLTSPHAMVIYSPDKISVDQGSIFSISCSTYSKYPGGVFHLMSKRNATDMKPAFGHSVFNMAYFEFPPVDFKDQGDYACVYSVNLSSTVYSSSPSKSLQVTVVATSGSPVVTGLVVSLVILLVVVLIGFLVWRRRWRSTGTMVLFSNRSGGTVKQDREDRSNGALSGSTLVNERAGRSSSPEEKSTDVELDNSVERVPEDLAGRVCYELEPLVFS; from the exons ATGATCTTCATTTCGACTGAAAAGCGACAGTTTGTCCTGTATTTGTCCATCG GTCTACTGAGTCTCCCACTTTTTACAG AATGTGATAAAATCAGAGTGGTGGGGCCTTCTCGTTGCTCTGGTAGAGTGGAGGTCTTCCACAAGGATAGTTGGGGAACAGTGTGTGATGATCATTGGAGCGTTGCCAATGCTGAGGTGGTGTGTCGAGAGTTAGGCTGCGGGACAGTTATTGAGTCCAAAAAAGCTGCCACCTTTGGCCAAGGAGAGGGTAGTATATGGTTGGATGATGTGCAATGTTCTGGTCATGAGACGTCCCTCGCAAAGTGCCCGCACAGATCTTTTGGGGAACATAACTGTGGCCACAGTGAGGATGCTGGAGTGATCTGCTCAG AGGATGTGAGGGTGGTCAATGGAAGCAACCGGTGTAATGGCAGAGTGGAGGTCTATGAAAATGGCAACTGGAAACAGGTTTGCAACAGTGACTGGGGCAAGGATGAAGCCTCCGTGGTGTGCCGCGAGATTAACTGTGGTAGTCCTGACATAAAGGCAGTACCACCATATTTTGGGGATTCTCGGAACCTGCTTGCAGTCAAAACCAAGTGTTTTGGAAATGAGAGCACTATTTCACAGTGCAAATTTCAAGAACTTAAAGAACCCTGCGGAGATGCTACTATTTTGTGTATAA ATGATAAACCAACTCGTCTGGTGAATGGGACACATAAGTGCTCTGGTCGAGTGGAAGTCTACCATTATGGGACGTGGGGAAGTGTCTGTGATGACAAATGGGGACTGCAGGAGGCAGCTGTTGTTTGCCGAGAAATGAATTGTGGGAATGCCATTTCAGTCAAGTACAAGGCCTTCTATGGCAGTGGTCATGAACAGGTTTGGATGGATGATACTGAGTGCACTGGTCTTGAGAAGTCCCTCGCTGACTGCCCTCACAGAGGTTTTGGGGATCATGACTGTGACCATACTGAAGATGCGGGTGTCGAATGCTCAG AGACTACCAGATTGACCAATGGAACGGACCGATGCTCTGGAAGAGTGGAGGTCTTCCACAATGACCACTGGGGAGCAATTTGCTCTCATACCTGGGGCCTCAGTGACGCTGCTATAGTATGTAAGGAGCTTGGCTGTGGAATGCCCAAAAAATCCCAAGACAATCTCTATTTTGGTAAAAGTGGCCTGAGAAAGTTTACAAGTCGATGCTCTGGCATTGTGGACTCTATCAGCCAGTGCAACCTTCAAGAGTATTTGGGGCCATGTGATAGTGTTTCTCTTTCATGCACAG ATACTCCCCCGCTGAGGCTTGCCAATGGCACTGACCAATGCTCTGGCAGAGTGGAGATTCTCCATAATGGCCAGTGGGGAacagtgtgtgatgatgagtgggACATCAAAGATGCTCAGGTTGTGTGCAGAGCCATGGACTGTGGATCAGCTCAGACAGCCAAATCCAGTGCTTTCTTTGGTCCGGGCACAGGAGAAATCCTGATGGATGATGTTAAGTGTTTAGGGAATGAGACATCCCTTTTACACTGTCAACATCCCAATTTAGGAAAGAATAACTGTGGTCACGGTGAAGATGCTGGTGTGGTGTGTTCAG CTACTATTAGACTGATCAATGGGACTGACCTGTGCTCTGGCACGGTGGAGGTCCGCTATAATGGCCAGTGGTTGCCAGCACTCAATCTAAACTGGGGGATGAATGAAGCTTCCGCTGTGTGCAAAGAGATGAACTGTGGAGATCCGATCGAAGCCAGGGGGTCGACTGGTCAAGGTGGAGATCTGAGAGGCTCCAAGATCAAGTGCGGCAATCGAGATACCTCTCTTGCACAGTGCTCAGTGACAGAATATGTAAGGACCGGCCACGATCGTGTCGAAGAGGCGTTTGTCAAATGTTCAG GCAATGCGAAATTGGTTGGTGGGACCAATTCTTGTGTTGGAAGAGTGGAGTACTTTGACAAAGGCCAATGGGGATCTGTGTGTGGCGAATCCTGGGATATGAACAATGCCGCAGTGTTGTGCCAACAGCTGAATTGTGGGAAGGTCTTTAAAATTACTACCAGTACTGAACAGGGACACAGCACAGTACAAACCTGGAATAGTCAAATTGAATGTCAAGGATCGGAGTCGACTCTGAACCAGTGTCGACAAACTTtattcacagacagacagtgcaACGCCACCTCAATCGCTGGTGTTGTCTGCGCAG GAAGTTTGGGGGCCCGATTGGTAAGTGACCAGGATGAGTGCTCTGGAAGAGTAGAGGTTCGTCACGGTGAGGTCTGGCAAACAGTGTGTGACACGGACTGGACGCTAAGCAAAGCCAATGTGGTGTGTGAGCTGCTGGAGTGTGGATTTGCGGTGAACGCTTTTGGTGATGCCCATTTTGGACAAGGCATTGGACCAGTTGTGGAGGGTAACAACTTGTGTTTTGACAACGTGACGTCTCTGAAGCAGTGCTCACTCAGCGGGTTCAGAGGATCAACATGTGGACATGGACATGACGCTGGTGTTGTCTGTGCAG CAAAGCTTCGTTTGGTTGGCAGCTCAAGCCAGTGCTCTGGTCGAGTGGAACTTTACTATAGAGGCCAGTGGGGAACTGTGTGTGATGACGAATGGCAGATGAGCAACGCTGATGTGGTGTGCAGACAGCTTGGCTGTGGGCATGCAGTTGCTGCACCTCAAAGTGCCCACTTTGGTAGAGGCAGTGGTCCAATATGGTTGGACAATGTGGAGTGTACAGGTGTGGAGACTGCTCTCACACACTGCACGcatgctggttttggagagaatAACTGTGGGCACGGTGAAGATGCCGGCGTTATATGTTTAG gCGCTCTACAAAAACCCCAAATCACTTTCAGTCCTTCTGCAGAGGTAAGCTGGGGTGATAGAGTTGAGATCACCTGTAGCGTAGTTACGGAAATCTCGGGTGGGACGTTCATCCTGAAAAAGACCCCAGGATCATTTAAAATGGAGAAATTCTCTGAGAACGAAGCTGCAACTTTTGCCTTCCCGAGTGTGGACTTCAATCATAAAGGGTCGTATTACTGTGAATATCAAAAGAAACTGCCCGAGCAAGAGATCTACTACCCTCAAGGAAATACTGCAGATCTCTCTGTTATAG TGAAAATGGAGACGCCTAGCATCTCACTGACTTCTCCTCATGCAATGGTGATCTACAGCCCTGACAAAATATCGGTCGACCAAGGCAGCATCTTCTCCATTTCTTGCTCTACGTATTCCAAATATCCTGGAGGTGTTTTCCACCTGATGTCTAAGAGGAACGCCACTGATATGAAGCCAGCATTTGGCCACTCTGTCTTCAACATGGCATACTTTGAATTCCCTCCGGTAGACTTTAAAGATCAAGGAGATTATGCCTGCGTCTACAGCGTTAACCTCTCCTCAACAGTTTACAGCTCCAGTCCCTCCAAGTCCCTCCAAGTCACCGTAGTCG CAACCTCGGGATCTCCAGTCGTCACAGGACTTGTGGTCAGTTTAGTGATTTTG
- the sh3bgrl2 gene encoding SH3 domain-binding glutamic acid-rich-like protein 2, producing MNYTLRRASSPVCVQFKRNNRESLPPNGLLWIARHFLGIKMVIKVYVASSTGSVAVKKHQQDVVGFLEANRISFQEVDITMLEEQRLWMYKNIPENKQPERGNPLLPQIFSEDCYCGDYEDFFQAKENNAVLAFLRVSSQPLVKDSTS from the exons ATGAACTACACGCTGAGACGCGCGTCTTCTCCCGTGTGTGTGCAATTCAAAAGAAATAACCGTGAATCGCTGCCGCCAAACGGTTTACTGTGGATTGCACGACATTTCCTCGGGATTAAAATGGTCATCAAGGTTTACGTCGCCTCTTCAACTGGTTCTGTAGCG GTAAAAAAGCATCAGCAGGATGTCGTGGGATTCCTCGAGGCCAATCGAATTAGCTTCCAGGAGGTTGACATCACCAtgctggaggagcagaggctCTGGATGTACAAGAACATACCTGAGAACaagcagccagagagaggaaacCCGCTGCTTCCACAAATCTTCAGCGAGGATTGCTACTGCGGG GACTATGAAGACTTCTTCCAAGCAAAGGAGAACAACGCTGTGTTGGCGTTCCTGCGCGTCAGTTCCCAGCCATTAGTAAAA GATTCAACGTCGTAG